In Rissa tridactyla isolate bRisTri1 chromosome 8, bRisTri1.patW.cur.20221130, whole genome shotgun sequence, one genomic interval encodes:
- the CCP110 gene encoding centriolar coiled-coil protein of 110 kDa isoform X4, producing MKMEDYEIFCRKHLSRIQEEAIKKETSFTVQHKNTSLIQFHGVPVLSPLLSLEKKKEIQQYKQKALDLEAWRQNSRKRALLNRVQEILENVQIRKEPSMSDVNAQEAENTFPDSDSKASTEFTALSDVNVACSPERHGSTELKKTPELMPADTAGQVTPNVAEVVKAAEENVFSKQTESHFSKDIPCPRAESPDNMNDKLASHALQKQEGLGVPPSDEEVQDPYVMSLQNLMKKSRECIEKEQTKRSSKNTSKRSMSESHSDKENDGVKTTDSVKERVKLIGRSCTTLTLDKPSLNKSNTLLQGASTHTSNTSMSTLSSFSKVDIPMRVGTPPFVDSDSDEEFKKTSMFDRDSSIVRSLTGSYAKLPSPEPSMSPKMHRRRPRPLSMGHIVINNPVNAYELSPKGKGRAMDLIMQDIADKNNVSESAPKFMVDFTMVCPSRAPGINRNSSGPCDGLRVGKPNRHSFGLFESKGTLSATVERQVVTDSRGPYKVETSTNIVAPKLNEPFAISQSTVTQKVLTVNETKPSSLLENTKCNSPIELNKSYDVENPSPLLMQSKSMQKQMDTPSISPANEQFLENNFEKVKRRLDLDTENCQKENTPCVLTVGMEEQEKQWLQEQKHPVGSVYITKNTAPDSIAKEDILKTKMLAFEEMRKRLEEQHAQQLSILIAEQEREQEKLQKELEEHERKLKGKKVATTEIEISKVNINSRMELEWRKKSESGFLESVQSQLETVHNANSTSIGFAHTTTPNTFASTSETSFFLWGPSGSGVIKTSVSRPSNRIKTRWTQVFSPEIQMKFDKITAVAKGFLTRRLLQTEKLKHLKQTVKDTVEFIKNFQSEAPLKRGNVSAQDASLHERVMAQLRAALYDIHDIFFTIEASERMNILRHDREVRKEKMLRQMDKVKSPRERVTLSTATQKSLDRKKYMKASEMGMPSKKIIIKQKTPESRGGKKR from the exons ATGAAGATGGAGGACTATGAAATATTCTGTAGGAAGCATCTTTCCAGAATCCAAGAAGaggcaataaaaaaagaaacctctttcACTGTTCAGCACAAAAATACCTCCCTCATTCAATTCCATGGAGTTCCTGTGCTTTCCCCTCtg CTTagccttgaaaagaaaaaggaaatacagcagTATAAACAGAAAGCACTGGATCTAGAGGCCTGGAGACAGAACTCCCGAAAAAGAGCTTTATTGAATCGTGTCCAGGAGATTCTGGAAAATGTTCAG ATCAGGAAAGAACCTAGCATGAGTGATGTGAATGCACAGGAGGCTGAAAATACTTTCCCTGATTCAGATTCAAAAGCTTCAACTGAATTCACAGCTCTGTCAGATGTCAATGTGGCATGTTCTCCTGAAAGGCATGGTTCCACGGAGCTTAAAAAGACACCAGAACTTATGCCAGCAGACACTGCAGGGCAGGTGACACCAAATGTGGCAGAAGTAgttaaagcagcagaagaaaatgtcttttcaaagCAAACTGAGAGTCACTTCTCAAAAGACATACCTTGTCCAAGGGCTGAATCTCCTGACAACATGAATGACAAGCTTGCGTCACATGCTTTGCAAAAGCAAGAGGGACTAGGAGTCCCACCATCAGATGAGGAAGTCCAAGATCCATATGTCATGAGTCTTCAGAACCTGATGAAGAAATCTAGGGAATGTATAGAGAAAGAGCAGACAAAGCGTAGctcaaaaaatacttcaaagagaAGTATGAGTGAAAGTCATTCAGATAAAGAAAATGACGGCGTTAAAACAACGGACTCTGTGAAAGAAAGAGTAAAGCTCATAGGCAGAAGTTGCACCACTCTGACGCTTGATAAACCCAGTCTTAATAAATCAAATACCCTTCTCCAAGGTGCCTCTACTCATACAAGTAACACAAGTATGTCAACTTTATCCAGTTTTTCTAAAGTGGACATACCAATGAGAGTTGGAACACCCCCATTCGTGGATTCAGATTCGGACGAAGAATTTAAAAAGACTTCTATGTTTGATCGTGACAGTAGCATTGTCAGGAGCCTCACAGGCTCTTATGCCAAATTGCCGAGCCCAGAGCCAAGCATGAGCCCTAAAATGCACCGAAGGCGCCCGAGACCTTTATCAATGGGACACATTGTTATAAATAACCCTGTGAATGCTTATGAGTTAAGTCCTAAAGGCAAGGGTAGAGCGATGGATTTAATCATGCAAGATATTGCTGATAAAAATAATGTGTCTGAATCAGCACCAAAGTTCATGGTGGACTTCACTATGGTTTGCCCTAGCAGAGCTCCTGGAATCAACAGGAATTCTTCAGGCCCCTGTGATGGGCTGAGGGTTGGCAAACCAAATCGCCATTCCTTTGGGCTCTTCGAAAGCAAAGGAACATTGTCGGCTACAGTGGAAAGACAGGTAGTGACGGACAGCAGAGGGCCATATAAAGTAGAGACTAGCACTAATATTGTAGCTCCAAAATTGAATGAGCCATTTGCCATCAGTCAGTCTACAGTAACGCAGAAGGTCCTCACTGTGAATGAAACCAAACCATCTAGTTTGCTAGAAAATACTAAATGTAATTCTCCAATAGAACTCAATAAATCTTACGATGTAGAAAACCCATCCCCCCTACTAATGCAGAGCAAGAGCATGCAAAAGCAGATGGACACTCCAAGTATTTCCCCAGCAAATGAGCAgtttctagaaaataattttgaaaaggtaAAACGTAGACTTGATCTGGACACTGAGAActgccaaaaagaaaacactccCTGTGTTCTAACAGTTGGAATGGAAGAACAAGAGAAGCAGTGGTTACAAGAACAGAAACATCCTGTGGGATCAGTTTACATTACCAAGAATACAGCCCCTGATAGTATTGCAAAAG aagatattttaaaaactaaaatgttGGCCTTTGAAGAAATGAGGAAGAGACTTGAAGAACAGCATGCACAACAACTGTCGATTCTGATAGCTGAACAAGAGAGAGAACAGGAGAAATTGCAGAAG GAACTGGAAGAGCATGAGAGAAAGTTGAAAGGAAAGAAGGTCGCTacaacagaaatagaaatttcCAAAGTGAATATTAACAGCAGGATGGAGTtggagtggaggaaaaaaagtgaaagcggCTTCCTGGAAAGTGTGCAGTCTCAGCTGGAGACAGTCCATAATGCAAACTCTACCAGCATTG GTTTTGCTCATACTACAACACCTAATACCTTTGCTTCAACAAGTGAAACTTCATTCTTTCTCTGGGGACCGTCAGGTAGTGGAGTTATAAAAACCTCAGTATCTAGGCCGAGTAACAGGATCAAAACTAGGTGGACTcag gttttcAGTCCAGAGATACAAATGAAGTTTGATAAGATCACTGCTGTGGCAAAGGGGTTTCTCACTCGTAGACTCCTgcagacagaaaaactgaaacaTCTTAAGCAAACTGTAAAA GATACTGTGGAGTTCATAAAAAATTTTCAGTCTGAAGCAccattaaaaagaggaaatgtttCAGCACAAGATGCGTCCCTTCATGAAAGAGTAATGGCTCAG CTGCGAGCTGCTCTATATGACATCCATGACATCTTTTTTACGATAGAAGCATCAGAAAGAATGAATATTCTGCGTCATGATCGTGAAGTTCGTAAAGAGAAGATGCTCAGGCAAATG gATAAAGTAAAGAGCCCAAGAGAGAGAGTGACGCTTTCAACAGCTACACAGAAATCTCTGGACAGGAAAAAGTACATGAA GGCCTCAGAAATGGGAATGccaagtaaaaaaataatcataaaacaaAAAACTCCTGAAAGCCG aggAGGGAAAAAACGCTAA